A region from the Mycolicibacterium phlei genome encodes:
- the tig gene encoding trigger factor — translation MKSTVEKLSPTRVRINVEVPFTELEPDFDRAFKQLAKQVRLPGFRPGKAPRKLLEARFGREAMLDQVVSEAIPGRYTEAVTTNEVQPLGQPEIEITKKEYGEDLTFTAEVDIRPEIELPDLTALEITVDAIEVTDEEVDAELQSLRARFGTLKGVDRPVQTGDFVSIDLSATVDGQDLPEAATEGLSHEVGSGQLVEGLDEAIVGLKEGESKTFTTKLAAGEHAGKEAEVTVTVKSVKERELPEPDDEFAQLASEFDTIEELKNSLVEQVRRVKRVQQAEQIRDKVLETLLEQVEVPLPEKVVQAQIDDTLHNAIHALDHDEARFAELLEAQGSSREQWDADNRANAEKAIKTQLLVDAIADKLNVQVGQNDLTERLVLMSQQYGMQPQQLLQALQQNNQLPALFADVRRGLAVAEVVEGATVKDTEGNVIDTTEFFGRAGAQQAEAEGSNDEEPADAESSDDSANEESADAE, via the coding sequence ACCGAGCTCGAACCGGACTTCGACCGCGCCTTCAAGCAGCTGGCCAAGCAGGTGCGGCTGCCCGGCTTCCGGCCCGGTAAGGCACCCCGCAAGCTGCTCGAGGCCCGCTTCGGCCGCGAGGCGATGCTCGACCAGGTGGTCAGCGAGGCCATCCCGGGCCGCTACACCGAGGCCGTCACCACCAACGAGGTGCAGCCGCTCGGCCAGCCCGAGATCGAGATCACCAAGAAGGAGTACGGCGAGGACCTGACCTTCACCGCCGAGGTCGACATCCGCCCGGAGATCGAGCTGCCCGACCTGACGGCGCTGGAGATCACCGTCGACGCCATCGAGGTCACCGACGAGGAGGTCGACGCCGAGCTGCAGTCGCTGCGCGCCCGGTTCGGCACCCTCAAGGGTGTGGACCGCCCGGTGCAGACCGGCGACTTCGTCTCCATCGACCTGTCGGCCACCGTCGACGGTCAGGACCTGCCGGAGGCGGCCACCGAGGGGCTGTCGCACGAGGTCGGCTCCGGCCAGCTGGTCGAGGGCCTCGACGAGGCGATCGTCGGCCTCAAGGAGGGCGAGTCCAAGACCTTCACCACCAAGCTGGCCGCCGGTGAGCACGCCGGCAAGGAGGCCGAGGTGACGGTCACCGTCAAGTCGGTCAAGGAGCGCGAGCTGCCCGAGCCCGACGACGAGTTCGCGCAGCTGGCGAGCGAGTTCGACACCATCGAGGAGCTGAAGAACTCGCTGGTCGAGCAGGTGCGCCGGGTCAAGCGCGTCCAGCAGGCCGAGCAGATCCGCGACAAGGTGCTCGAGACCCTGCTCGAGCAGGTCGAGGTGCCGCTGCCGGAGAAGGTCGTCCAGGCCCAGATCGACGACACCCTGCACAACGCGATCCACGCCCTCGACCACGACGAGGCGCGCTTCGCCGAGTTGCTCGAGGCCCAGGGCAGCAGCCGCGAGCAGTGGGACGCCGACAACCGCGCCAACGCCGAGAAGGCGATCAAGACCCAGCTGCTGGTCGATGCCATCGCCGACAAGCTCAACGTCCAGGTCGGCCAGAACGACCTGACCGAGCGCCTGGTGCTGATGTCGCAGCAGTACGGCATGCAGCCGCAGCAGCTGCTGCAGGCCCTGCAGCAGAACAACCAGCTGCCGGCGCTGTTCGCCGACGTGCGCCGCGGCCTGGCCGTCGCGGAGGTCGTCGAGGGCGCCACGGTCAAGGACACCGAGGGCAACGTCATCGACACCACCGAGTTCTTCGGGCGCGCCGGCGCGCAGCAGGCCGAGGCCGAGGGCTCGAACGATGAGGAGCCGGCCGACGCGGAGAGCTCGGATGACAGCGCGAACGAGGAATCGGCCGACGCCGAGTAA